The proteins below come from a single Myripristis murdjan chromosome 10, fMyrMur1.1, whole genome shotgun sequence genomic window:
- the cenpu gene encoding centromere protein U isoform X1, with the protein MSAKKGRRAKMPAVPPEEKEKDPDFGNLDASNLSSIERASFLEQVQQNYGNPLHSTAMEEDLNPPEDEKIHKGGRGVTKGAPHKGRTAAAKQRGASVQKKKKGSDGENKMRKERTNIGGKVKARSALSRSGKEGGKKRKKEAIEEEIQESDGEEEEEEEEEEESDQGPAPKKSNQPVASSRGATANGIKRPAKKRRSLGQKPAERPVKNGGMKMEKRRKKSGSREPGDLQSQESDSDAAQQHRRPVLSSEEATDEDLDRTPSQKRGRARARARKSSSDRAANRKSSSASGSPEPKETIRERRRKEGRGQQGATELEVVLDAFLDFCDQYRESVESKAIKRAIDSLSSSVKDQLTKQITESKELKVLIRDKAKVDSLIRKKRQRLLDAKYELIRAEQQVRSLQKVEVGLEQRLTDLRRSQAFLRDIRDLNRQYLKHRHTHPKEKEKYGASSLPALLLETKYILGAEHQLRGINNQIEKRLKEAGK; encoded by the exons ATGAG TGCTAAAAAGGGCAGGCGAGCCAAGATGCCTGCAGTGCCACCAGAAGAGAAGGAG AAAGATCCAGATTTTGGCAACCTGGATGCTTCCAACCTGTCCTCCATTGAGCGAGCTAGTTTCCTCGAGCAAGTGCAGCAGAATTATG GTAACCCTCTTCACAGTACCGCCATGGAAGAAGACTTAAACCCTCCAGAGGATGAAAAGATACacaagggaggaagaggagtcaCAAAGGGCGCTCCTCACAAAGGGAGGACCGCTGCTGCGAAACAGCGTGGAGCCAGtgtgcagaagaagaaaaaagggagcgatggagagaacaaaatgaggaaggagaggacaaATATAGGAGGGAAGGTCAAAGCCAG GTCTGCTCTGAGCAGGTCtgggaaagaaggagggaagaagagaaagaaggaggcaATTGAGGAGGAAATACAAGAGTcagatggggaggaggaggaggaggaggaggaggaagaggagtcagATCAAGGCCCTGCGCCTAAGAAGAGCAATCAACCAGTCGCATCATCCAGAGGGGCGACAGCCAATGGTATCAAACGCCCAGCCAAGAAGAGGAGGAGTCTTGGACAGAAGCCTGCCGAAAG ACCTGTGAAGAATGGAGGGATGAagatggagaagaggagaaagaagtcTGGCAGCAGAGAGCCCGGTGACCTCCAATCACAG GAATCGGACTCTGATGCTGCACAGCAACACCGTCGGCCAGTCCTGTCCTCTGAAGAGGCAACGGACGAGGACCTGGACCGG ACACCCAGTCAGAAGAGAggcagagccagagccagagccaggaaGTCTTCCTCTGATAGGGCTGCAAACAGGAAGTCATCATCAG CCAGTGGATCTCCTGAGCCCAAAGAGACCATCAGGGAGCGGCGGAGGAAGGAGGGGCGAGGTCAACAGGGAGCAACAGAGTTAGAGGTGGTGCTGGATGCCTTCCTTGATTTCTGTGACCAGTACAG ggagtCAGTGGAGTCTAAAGCCATCAAACGAGCCATTgattctctttcttcttctgtcaaGGACCAACTAACTAAACAG atcACAGAATCCAAGGAGCTCAAGGTCTTAATAAGAGACAAGGCCAAG gtggacTCCTTGATCCGTaagaagagacagagactgtTGGATGCCAAGTATGAGCTGATCAG AGCTGAACAGCAGGTGCGGTCATTGCAGAAAGTGGAAGTGGGACTGGAGCAACGATTGACTGATCTGAGACGAAGCCAAGCCTTCCTTCGTGACATCAGAGACCTTAACAGACAATATCTGaaacaccgacacacacaccccaaagaaaaagagaag TACGGGGCGTCCAGCCTACCAGCTCTACTTCTGGAAACCAAGTACATTCTTGGGGCAGAGCATCAGCTGAGAGGAATCAATAACCAAATAGAAAAAAGACTGAAGGAGGCCGGGAAATAG
- the cenpu gene encoding centromere protein U isoform X2 yields MSAKKGRRAKMPAVPPEEKEKDPDFGNLDASNLSSIERASFLEQVQQNYGNPLHSTAMEEDLNPPEDEKIHKGGRGVTKGAPHKGRTAAAKQRGASVQKKKKGSDGENKMRKERTNIGGKVKARSGKEGGKKRKKEAIEEEIQESDGEEEEEEEEEEESDQGPAPKKSNQPVASSRGATANGIKRPAKKRRSLGQKPAERPVKNGGMKMEKRRKKSGSREPGDLQSQESDSDAAQQHRRPVLSSEEATDEDLDRTPSQKRGRARARARKSSSDRAANRKSSSASGSPEPKETIRERRRKEGRGQQGATELEVVLDAFLDFCDQYRESVESKAIKRAIDSLSSSVKDQLTKQITESKELKVLIRDKAKVDSLIRKKRQRLLDAKYELIRAEQQVRSLQKVEVGLEQRLTDLRRSQAFLRDIRDLNRQYLKHRHTHPKEKEKYGASSLPALLLETKYILGAEHQLRGINNQIEKRLKEAGK; encoded by the exons ATGAG TGCTAAAAAGGGCAGGCGAGCCAAGATGCCTGCAGTGCCACCAGAAGAGAAGGAG AAAGATCCAGATTTTGGCAACCTGGATGCTTCCAACCTGTCCTCCATTGAGCGAGCTAGTTTCCTCGAGCAAGTGCAGCAGAATTATG GTAACCCTCTTCACAGTACCGCCATGGAAGAAGACTTAAACCCTCCAGAGGATGAAAAGATACacaagggaggaagaggagtcaCAAAGGGCGCTCCTCACAAAGGGAGGACCGCTGCTGCGAAACAGCGTGGAGCCAGtgtgcagaagaagaaaaaagggagcgatggagagaacaaaatgaggaaggagaggacaaATATAGGAGGGAAGGTCAAAGCCAG GTCtgggaaagaaggagggaagaagagaaagaaggaggcaATTGAGGAGGAAATACAAGAGTcagatggggaggaggaggaggaggaggaggaggaagaggagtcagATCAAGGCCCTGCGCCTAAGAAGAGCAATCAACCAGTCGCATCATCCAGAGGGGCGACAGCCAATGGTATCAAACGCCCAGCCAAGAAGAGGAGGAGTCTTGGACAGAAGCCTGCCGAAAG ACCTGTGAAGAATGGAGGGATGAagatggagaagaggagaaagaagtcTGGCAGCAGAGAGCCCGGTGACCTCCAATCACAG GAATCGGACTCTGATGCTGCACAGCAACACCGTCGGCCAGTCCTGTCCTCTGAAGAGGCAACGGACGAGGACCTGGACCGG ACACCCAGTCAGAAGAGAggcagagccagagccagagccaggaaGTCTTCCTCTGATAGGGCTGCAAACAGGAAGTCATCATCAG CCAGTGGATCTCCTGAGCCCAAAGAGACCATCAGGGAGCGGCGGAGGAAGGAGGGGCGAGGTCAACAGGGAGCAACAGAGTTAGAGGTGGTGCTGGATGCCTTCCTTGATTTCTGTGACCAGTACAG ggagtCAGTGGAGTCTAAAGCCATCAAACGAGCCATTgattctctttcttcttctgtcaaGGACCAACTAACTAAACAG atcACAGAATCCAAGGAGCTCAAGGTCTTAATAAGAGACAAGGCCAAG gtggacTCCTTGATCCGTaagaagagacagagactgtTGGATGCCAAGTATGAGCTGATCAG AGCTGAACAGCAGGTGCGGTCATTGCAGAAAGTGGAAGTGGGACTGGAGCAACGATTGACTGATCTGAGACGAAGCCAAGCCTTCCTTCGTGACATCAGAGACCTTAACAGACAATATCTGaaacaccgacacacacaccccaaagaaaaagagaag TACGGGGCGTCCAGCCTACCAGCTCTACTTCTGGAAACCAAGTACATTCTTGGGGCAGAGCATCAGCTGAGAGGAATCAATAACCAAATAGAAAAAAGACTGAAGGAGGCCGGGAAATAG